In one Acidimicrobium ferrooxidans DSM 10331 genomic region, the following are encoded:
- a CDS encoding GGDEF domain-containing phosphodiesterase: MTWRLRGRWRLVVLAAIWMPLLLALTVGASWLRRVDASSVSSERALANAVARAWARRVAVRADLVVADLDTVGTVLIGPRPTLASLPATMVPVLEAFVARQSAIEGIAVVAPHGGSIWWRAGRAVDPVAVGASGTRLVRVSNGFEIAVAIHARRSAQVDYLVEALVAPGTLQVAAPAQTGVRAVSLAIGGVRVFDRATAATMHVQVASALGPVEVEFTARTSVLDAASGPMSALVAAIVVLVGASALVTQRFVRDSERYQAELAWREALERALAELAGAAEGAQSVGAFLEAAAGILGRVPGVRVLQGRDGDGLEVVADDPRRRAWLAPFEPRIRGAIDREVAEFALVDRLRRAEAEARSIARRDPLTGLANRMALTERLVRLTSDASVGAVVCMLIDLDDFKEVNDSFGHVVGDQVLIEAARRVAGEVARRLPSALVARFGGDEFVILAALAMDEAAARDLAQRIGRALRRPVELEAGLAVTIGASVGWSWWPRDAGDLAGLLRVADATMYEAKRARSVRGAGASDARSAIVDPWGPEATAELAEDPSWRVALGGALPDEVLDALVDGPAAAARAVARWGGGAVAELADVPPSTRIAMARLETGLNVAGARRRVLRARWSEALDGLDGRPLGSVLEEVDVAGGLAGVHGAALVEVTGAGRLRVRGSAGRERAALVAALEEPSGPLARRVIGVDEQVVGDGAIVCRREDSSVWGLVVAVEVAPDATEPLLGRLVEAICDRIALLRRGYHSTLGRREILTRLRGGGVRLALQPIVRLGDASVIGLEALARLDDGRGRLWSPAEFLPFLSAAELGELFERVLDDAVGLAANCLRPDLAIGVNAPTAVLANPSSVDTIRRVLERYAVAPWRLTIEVLEDSTGAPSSLEATLVALGALGVRRALDDVGSSGQGIVRLASLSVDLVKVASDVVAALGENPLQAIVTLDAVARLGEGQGCSVVLEGIETRAQFEVARALGIELGQGYFLGRPELARADAAWVDPGVAAEAVGAAYTTLPGALAWHWRHRGGHECAVEACPITPALTGALAALHLVVHGRGDAGSPTTLTDALVAAIASEASASGSADLRGYAVVDGGR; this comes from the coding sequence ATGACATGGCGGCTGCGGGGACGGTGGCGTCTCGTCGTCCTCGCCGCCATCTGGATGCCGCTCCTCCTCGCGCTCACCGTCGGGGCCTCGTGGTTGCGGCGTGTGGACGCGTCCAGTGTGTCGTCGGAGCGAGCGCTTGCGAACGCCGTTGCACGGGCGTGGGCTCGGCGCGTCGCGGTGCGAGCCGACCTCGTCGTCGCCGATCTCGACACCGTCGGGACGGTGCTCATCGGGCCTCGTCCGACGCTCGCGTCGTTGCCGGCGACCATGGTGCCGGTGCTCGAGGCCTTCGTCGCCCGTCAATCAGCCATCGAGGGGATCGCGGTCGTGGCCCCGCACGGAGGATCCATCTGGTGGCGGGCCGGGCGTGCGGTCGATCCTGTCGCCGTCGGCGCGTCGGGGACGAGGTTGGTTCGTGTGTCCAACGGGTTCGAGATCGCCGTTGCGATCCATGCACGCCGAAGTGCGCAGGTCGACTACCTCGTCGAGGCCCTTGTCGCGCCGGGAACGTTGCAGGTCGCAGCCCCGGCACAGACCGGCGTCAGGGCGGTGAGCCTTGCGATCGGGGGCGTGCGCGTGTTCGATCGTGCCACTGCGGCCACGATGCACGTACAGGTTGCGAGTGCGCTCGGGCCGGTCGAGGTGGAGTTCACTGCCCGAACGAGCGTCCTCGACGCCGCGAGCGGACCCATGAGCGCACTCGTGGCTGCCATCGTCGTGCTGGTGGGTGCGTCGGCGCTCGTCACGCAGCGCTTCGTGCGAGACTCCGAGCGCTACCAGGCCGAACTCGCCTGGCGGGAGGCGCTCGAGCGCGCGCTCGCGGAGCTCGCTGGTGCCGCCGAGGGTGCCCAGAGCGTCGGAGCCTTCCTGGAAGCGGCGGCGGGCATCCTCGGCCGCGTGCCGGGCGTGCGGGTGCTGCAGGGAAGGGACGGCGACGGTCTCGAGGTCGTCGCCGACGATCCACGCCGTCGCGCTTGGCTCGCGCCGTTCGAGCCTCGCATCCGTGGCGCCATCGACCGCGAGGTCGCAGAGTTCGCACTCGTGGATCGACTGCGCCGTGCCGAAGCCGAGGCGAGGTCGATCGCCAGGCGGGATCCACTCACCGGCCTCGCGAACCGGATGGCGCTCACCGAGCGGCTCGTTCGCCTGACGAGCGATGCGAGTGTGGGTGCGGTCGTGTGCATGCTCATCGACCTGGATGACTTCAAGGAGGTGAACGACTCCTTTGGTCACGTCGTCGGCGATCAGGTCCTCATCGAGGCGGCGAGGCGTGTGGCCGGTGAGGTCGCGCGCCGGCTGCCGTCGGCACTGGTGGCACGCTTCGGTGGCGACGAGTTCGTCATCCTCGCAGCGCTTGCGATGGACGAGGCGGCGGCACGCGATCTCGCACAGCGCATCGGCCGTGCCCTCCGGCGACCCGTGGAGCTCGAGGCCGGCCTTGCGGTGACGATCGGGGCGAGCGTCGGATGGTCCTGGTGGCCGCGGGACGCCGGCGATCTCGCGGGGCTGCTCCGCGTGGCCGATGCCACGATGTACGAGGCGAAGCGCGCCCGGAGTGTCCGAGGTGCAGGAGCGAGCGACGCCCGCAGTGCCATCGTGGATCCGTGGGGCCCCGAAGCCACGGCGGAGCTCGCGGAGGACCCTTCGTGGCGGGTCGCGCTCGGAGGCGCGCTCCCCGACGAGGTGCTCGACGCGCTCGTCGACGGTCCGGCGGCGGCAGCGAGGGCGGTGGCGAGATGGGGTGGCGGCGCCGTGGCCGAGCTCGCTGACGTACCGCCGTCGACCCGCATCGCCATGGCGCGACTCGAGACCGGTCTCAACGTCGCCGGTGCTCGCCGTCGGGTGCTGAGGGCCCGCTGGTCCGAGGCGCTCGACGGCCTCGACGGTCGACCGCTCGGGTCGGTCCTCGAGGAGGTCGACGTCGCGGGCGGGCTCGCCGGAGTCCATGGCGCGGCGCTCGTCGAGGTCACCGGGGCGGGTCGGTTGCGCGTTCGAGGAAGCGCTGGGCGCGAGCGAGCCGCGCTCGTCGCCGCGCTGGAGGAGCCGTCGGGACCGCTGGCGCGGCGCGTCATCGGCGTGGACGAGCAGGTCGTCGGCGACGGGGCGATCGTGTGCCGACGCGAGGACTCGAGCGTCTGGGGGCTCGTGGTCGCGGTCGAGGTCGCACCCGATGCGACAGAACCCTTGCTCGGTCGGCTCGTCGAGGCGATCTGCGACCGTATCGCGTTGCTCCGTCGTGGGTATCACTCGACGCTTGGCCGGCGTGAGATCCTCACGCGTCTGCGTGGTGGAGGCGTACGGCTCGCACTCCAGCCGATTGTTCGCCTCGGCGACGCGAGTGTCATCGGGCTCGAAGCGCTCGCACGGCTCGACGATGGCCGAGGTCGACTCTGGTCGCCGGCGGAGTTCCTGCCCTTTCTCTCCGCTGCCGAGCTCGGCGAGCTCTTCGAGCGGGTCCTCGATGACGCAGTCGGCCTGGCGGCGAACTGCCTGCGCCCCGACCTCGCGATCGGGGTCAACGCACCGACCGCGGTGCTCGCCAACCCGAGTTCGGTCGACACCATCCGCCGGGTCCTCGAGCGCTACGCGGTCGCGCCGTGGCGGCTCACGATCGAGGTCCTGGAGGACTCGACCGGAGCACCCTCATCGCTCGAGGCCACGCTCGTTGCGCTGGGAGCGCTTGGCGTGCGTCGGGCACTCGACGACGTCGGGAGCAGCGGTCAGGGGATCGTCCGGCTCGCGAGCTTGTCGGTGGATCTCGTGAAGGTCGCGAGCGACGTGGTCGCTGCCCTCGGTGAGAATCCCCTGCAGGCCATCGTGACCCTCGATGCCGTGGCGCGCCTTGGCGAGGGCCAGGGGTGCTCGGTCGTGCTCGAGGGCATCGAGACACGTGCCCAGTTCGAGGTGGCGCGCGCGCTCGGCATCGAGCTCGGACAGGGCTACTTCCTCGGTCGCCCGGAACTGGCACGCGCCGATGCTGCCTGGGTCGATCCTGGCGTCGCCGCCGAGGCCGTCGGGGCGGCCTACACGACGCTGCCGGGCGCGCTCGCGTGGCACTGGCGCCATCGAGGCGGCCACGAGTGCGCAGTCGAGGCCTGTCCGATCACGCCAGCGCTCACGGGCGCACTTGCCGCGCTCCATCTGGTCGTCCACGGTCGCGGCGACGCAGGCTCGCCTACAACGCTCACCGATGCACTGGTGGCCGCGATTGCGAGTGAAGCGTCGGCCTCTGGCTCAGCCGACCTGCGAGGGTACGCGGTCGTGGACGGCGGCCGGTAG
- a CDS encoding YgfZ/GcvT domain-containing protein, producing MDATTVATASGPSDASGPSDAFTAPFVRVQVTGRDAARYLQGQLSQDVSTLKADGQGAISVLLGVDGHLVTWLRVRRLADDAFWLVVAEAHGERVRQRLEHFRIRTQATIELLPGHLHVRPPEGLEPLWPLDQDAPFVDAPADLARFHAERLVAGAFDPASDLVDGLLAHGVPTLVERAVSFTKGCYTGQELVARTSSRGAPAPIGLVALELAEPIAVAPGTALVVGGVDAGAITSAAVVGDRGYAVAYRRRRAREHTHFDVGGVGATVRSSAP from the coding sequence ATGGACGCCACGACGGTCGCCACAGCCTCGGGGCCGAGCGACGCCTCGGGGCCCAGCGACGCGTTCACCGCACCCTTCGTTCGGGTCCAGGTCACCGGTCGGGATGCGGCTCGCTACCTCCAGGGTCAGCTGTCCCAGGACGTCTCGACCCTGAAGGCGGACGGCCAGGGGGCGATCAGCGTGCTCCTCGGCGTCGATGGCCACCTCGTGACCTGGCTCAGGGTACGTCGCCTCGCCGACGATGCCTTCTGGCTCGTCGTCGCCGAGGCGCATGGCGAACGCGTCCGCCAACGCCTCGAGCACTTCCGCATCCGCACCCAGGCCACCATCGAGCTCCTCCCTGGCCACCTCCACGTTCGGCCTCCAGAGGGCCTCGAGCCTCTCTGGCCCCTCGACCAGGACGCACCGTTCGTCGACGCGCCCGCCGACCTCGCCCGCTTCCACGCCGAACGCCTCGTGGCCGGCGCCTTCGATCCTGCGAGCGATCTCGTCGACGGTCTGCTCGCCCACGGAGTACCCACACTCGTCGAGCGTGCAGTGAGCTTCACCAAGGGCTGCTACACCGGTCAAGAGCTCGTCGCACGCACGTCCTCGCGAGGAGCGCCGGCCCCGATCGGCCTCGTCGCACTCGAGCTGGCCGAGCCGATCGCCGTCGCTCCCGGTACGGCGCTCGTCGTCGGCGGTGTCGACGCCGGAGCGATCACGAGTGCCGCGGTGGTCGGCGACCGTGGCTACGCCGTCGCCTACCGGCGCCGGCGCGCGCGCGAGCACACGCACTTCGACGTCGGCGGCGTCGGTGCGACGGTGCGATCGTCCGCACCCTAG
- a CDS encoding anthranilate synthase component I family protein produces the protein MRLRLVQVRARYVADALTPIEVFERLVAPGEAGFILESVDQQGRWSRYSVVGRRPLARVIGEVGHARLEAADGSVLDEAPGILDGLRRWSEGLEVDAVDDGCPMAGPFSAAFVGHVGYEAVREREPSVPSSHPDDVGLPEARLLLAGDLAVIDHWAQSLTLSSALLVEDDPVGAAAAARAALSRLEADLESAVGRPVRAWPLGDDPSEGVALLDQGFREPFAHAVRLAKQAIDEGEVFQVVLSHRFELTTRANPLALYRALRLTNPSPYMYLITDAGGAIVGSSPEALATVRDGVVWTRPIAGSRPRGSGGASDEALIEELLADPKERAEHLMLVDLARNDVGRVARFGSVVVDEFMVPERFARVIHLTSSVHGQLTDGVGPIDALAATLPAGTLSGAPKVRAMQLIDELESKRRVVYGGVVGYVGRDGTDPESAVMDFAIAIRTAVWLENGRVLLQAGAGIVAGSDPEREATECVAKAAAVARAVAVADRLIEV, from the coding sequence GTGAGGCTGCGTCTCGTTCAGGTCCGGGCCCGCTACGTCGCCGACGCACTCACACCCATCGAGGTGTTCGAGCGGTTGGTGGCGCCCGGCGAGGCGGGCTTCATCCTCGAGTCGGTCGACCAGCAGGGTCGCTGGTCGCGTTACTCGGTCGTCGGGCGTCGGCCCTTGGCGCGCGTCATCGGCGAGGTCGGCCACGCCCGACTCGAGGCTGCCGACGGCTCGGTCCTCGACGAGGCACCGGGCATTCTCGATGGGCTGCGTCGGTGGTCGGAGGGGCTCGAGGTCGACGCCGTCGACGACGGGTGCCCGATGGCCGGACCGTTCTCGGCAGCGTTCGTCGGCCACGTCGGCTACGAGGCGGTCCGAGAGCGCGAGCCGAGCGTGCCGAGTTCGCACCCGGACGACGTCGGCCTGCCGGAGGCGCGGCTCCTCCTCGCGGGTGACCTCGCCGTGATCGATCACTGGGCGCAGTCGCTCACGCTCTCGTCGGCGCTGCTCGTGGAGGACGATCCCGTCGGGGCCGCGGCAGCGGCGAGGGCGGCGCTCAGTCGTCTCGAGGCCGACCTCGAGTCGGCCGTCGGGCGACCGGTGCGTGCCTGGCCACTTGGTGACGATCCCAGCGAGGGGGTGGCGCTGCTCGATCAAGGGTTTCGGGAGCCGTTCGCGCACGCCGTCCGGCTCGCGAAGCAGGCGATCGACGAGGGCGAGGTGTTCCAGGTGGTGCTGTCGCATCGCTTCGAGCTCACGACCCGGGCGAACCCTCTCGCGCTCTATCGAGCGCTGCGCCTCACCAACCCGTCGCCGTACATGTATCTCATCACGGACGCCGGGGGTGCGATCGTTGGCTCCTCGCCCGAGGCCCTCGCGACGGTGCGCGACGGCGTCGTCTGGACGCGACCGATCGCCGGTTCCCGGCCGCGGGGTTCGGGTGGGGCGAGCGACGAGGCTCTCATCGAGGAGCTGCTCGCCGACCCGAAGGAAAGGGCCGAACACCTGATGCTGGTCGATCTCGCCCGCAATGACGTCGGCCGTGTGGCACGCTTCGGGAGCGTCGTGGTCGATGAGTTCATGGTGCCCGAGCGCTTCGCGCGCGTGATCCATCTCACCTCGAGCGTCCATGGTCAGCTGACCGACGGCGTCGGCCCGATCGACGCGCTCGCGGCGACCCTCCCGGCGGGCACGCTGTCAGGTGCCCCGAAGGTGCGCGCGATGCAGCTGATCGACGAGCTCGAGTCCAAGCGACGCGTGGTCTACGGCGGCGTCGTCGGCTACGTCGGTCGCGATGGCACCGACCCCGAGAGCGCGGTGATGGACTTCGCGATCGCGATTCGTACCGCCGTCTGGCTCGAGAACGGTCGGGTGCTCCTGCAGGCTGGGGCCGGCATCGTCGCAGGCTCGGACCCGGAACGGGAGGCGACCGAGTGCGTGGCGAAGGCAGCGGCGGTGGCCCGGGCAGTCGCCGTCGCCGATCGCCTCATCGAGGTCTGA
- the hisI gene encoding phosphoribosyl-AMP cyclohydrolase — protein sequence MSDIEGVAPGEAVSVDVVAFGPDGLVPAVVVDEDDQVLMLAYMDAEALRRTLRDGRTWFYSRSRRTYWAKGETSGAVQEVRSVTTDCDGDALLVRVRQRGVGACHTGAWSCFMHPVLGQS from the coding sequence GTGAGCGATATCGAGGGGGTTGCCCCAGGCGAGGCGGTCTCCGTGGACGTCGTCGCCTTCGGTCCCGATGGACTCGTCCCGGCGGTCGTCGTCGACGAGGACGACCAGGTCCTGATGCTCGCCTACATGGACGCGGAGGCGCTCCGACGAACCCTTCGTGACGGACGGACGTGGTTCTACTCGCGATCACGGCGGACCTACTGGGCAAAGGGGGAGACCTCGGGCGCCGTGCAAGAGGTTCGCTCCGTCACCACCGACTGCGACGGTGACGCGCTCCTCGTGCGCGTGCGTCAGCGTGGGGTCGGTGCGTGCCACACGGGCGCGTGGAGTTGCTTCATGCATCCGGTGCTGGGGCAGTCGTGA
- a CDS encoding GroES family chaperonin — MEPKKAAITMLADRVLVSVPPSEGERHARSGIVIPATAQIAKRLVWSEVSAVGPAVRSVRPGDLVLFAPEDRYEVEIGSETYVILRERDLHAVASDRLDDETGLYL; from the coding sequence GTGGAGCCCAAGAAGGCTGCGATCACGATGTTGGCCGACCGTGTCCTGGTCAGCGTCCCTCCGTCGGAGGGGGAGCGCCACGCGCGCTCGGGCATCGTGATCCCCGCGACCGCGCAGATCGCCAAACGTCTCGTGTGGTCAGAGGTGAGCGCGGTCGGTCCGGCGGTGCGCTCGGTGCGTCCGGGTGATCTCGTGCTGTTCGCGCCCGAGGATCGTTACGAGGTGGAGATCGGCTCGGAGACCTACGTGATCTTGCGCGAGCGGGATCTCCACGCGGTGGCCTCCGATCGGCTCGACGACGAGACGGGGTTGTACCTGTGA
- the hisF gene encoding imidazole glycerol phosphate synthase subunit HisF has product MQSVRVIPCLDVAEGRVVKGVSFVELRDAGDPVELAERYVAEGADELVFLDITASIEERSTLVDLVERVASRVFIPFTVGGGVRVLGDVAALLEAGADKVSMNSAAVADLGLVEAVAGRYGSQCAVVAIDAARTGAGDWEVRTHGGRRPTGLDVETWVRRVSDAGAGELLVTSMDRDGTRAGYDTDLYELVLSCTSLPVIASGGVGIVEHFVDGARTGVTGLLAASVFHYGELSVAQVKAALDAAGLVVRPIGG; this is encoded by the coding sequence ATGCAGAGCGTGAGGGTGATCCCCTGTCTCGACGTCGCCGAGGGTAGGGTCGTCAAGGGCGTCAGTTTCGTCGAGCTGCGTGACGCGGGAGATCCTGTCGAGCTCGCCGAGCGCTACGTCGCCGAGGGCGCCGACGAGCTGGTGTTCCTTGACATCACCGCCTCGATCGAGGAGCGCTCGACGCTCGTTGATCTCGTCGAGCGTGTCGCGTCACGAGTCTTCATCCCTTTCACCGTGGGCGGCGGTGTCCGTGTGCTCGGCGACGTGGCCGCGTTGCTCGAGGCTGGAGCCGATAAGGTGTCGATGAATTCGGCGGCGGTCGCCGATCTCGGCCTCGTCGAGGCGGTCGCCGGTCGCTACGGGTCCCAATGTGCCGTGGTGGCCATCGACGCTGCTCGTACGGGCGCGGGCGACTGGGAAGTGCGTACCCACGGCGGGCGTCGCCCCACCGGTCTCGACGTCGAGACGTGGGTCCGGCGGGTTTCGGATGCCGGCGCCGGCGAGCTCCTCGTGACCTCCATGGATCGCGACGGCACGCGTGCGGGCTACGACACCGACCTCTACGAGCTGGTGCTGTCGTGCACGAGCTTGCCCGTCATCGCGTCGGGTGGCGTCGGGATCGTCGAACACTTCGTCGACGGCGCGCGGACCGGCGTCACGGGCCTGCTGGCCGCCAGCGTGTTCCACTACGGCGAACTCAGCGTCGCTCAGGTCAAGGCCGCGCTCGACGCGGCGGGTCTCGTCGTGCGCCCCATCGGCGGCTAG
- a CDS encoding HisA/HisF-related TIM barrel protein, with protein sequence MELVVAVDLLDGEAVRLRQGRFDAPRRFGDPRRYVEGALDAGARWFHVVDLDRARTPGDRRNADMVGDLIALVREAGGSVEVGGGVRTARDIAELLETGASRVVLGTALVEETLDELDPEHLVAALDYRRGDEGALEVVVSAWERSGGRRLLEASARLFARGVRTQLLTDVGRDGMASGPDLGTYQGLCEVVPVEVIASGGVASADDLAKLAAIRGARGAVWGAVVGTALLDGSLGFDEALSACRA encoded by the coding sequence GTGGAACTCGTGGTCGCCGTCGATCTGCTCGACGGAGAGGCTGTCCGGCTGCGGCAGGGCCGGTTCGATGCGCCGCGGCGTTTCGGCGATCCTCGCCGCTACGTCGAGGGCGCCCTCGACGCAGGCGCGCGGTGGTTCCACGTGGTGGACCTCGATCGTGCCCGCACGCCCGGCGACCGTCGTAACGCCGACATGGTCGGCGACCTGATCGCGCTCGTGCGCGAGGCCGGCGGGTCGGTCGAGGTCGGTGGCGGCGTGCGTACGGCCAGGGACATCGCCGAACTGCTGGAGACGGGCGCGTCGCGCGTGGTGCTCGGGACGGCACTCGTCGAGGAGACGCTCGACGAGCTCGATCCGGAGCATCTGGTCGCGGCGCTCGACTATCGGCGTGGCGACGAAGGGGCGCTCGAGGTCGTCGTGAGCGCATGGGAACGCTCTGGTGGTCGGCGGCTCCTCGAGGCGTCCGCTCGACTGTTCGCACGCGGCGTACGGACCCAGCTCCTGACCGACGTCGGACGCGACGGCATGGCGAGCGGACCGGATCTCGGTACCTATCAGGGGCTGTGCGAGGTCGTGCCGGTCGAGGTGATCGCCTCAGGCGGGGTCGCCTCCGCTGACGACCTGGCAAAGCTCGCGGCGATCCGAGGGGCACGAGGGGCCGTGTGGGGGGCCGTCGTCGGGACTGCGCTCCTCGATGGCTCGCTCGGGTTCGACGAGGCACTCAGCGCATGCAGAGCGTGA
- the hisH gene encoding imidazole glycerol phosphate synthase subunit HisH yields MSAAIVVADIGIGNIGAAVGAWRALGHPVRRGSDRADFDEARLLVVPGVGHLGSVLDALAATGLDEAMVRRRERGMATLGVCVGMQALFDGGDEAPDRVGLGLLPGWVERMSPAPRLPEMQWNRLRVAEGASGPLAVLEGAWVYFVHSYAVATTPAALAFEEFGGTWVAAAGRDALLGVQFHPERSGAKGLRFLDALWRWVQEEC; encoded by the coding sequence GTGAGCGCTGCCATCGTTGTTGCCGACATCGGTATCGGCAACATCGGGGCTGCCGTGGGGGCGTGGCGGGCACTCGGCCATCCGGTCAGGCGGGGGAGCGACCGAGCCGATTTCGACGAGGCGCGGCTGCTCGTCGTGCCCGGCGTCGGTCACCTCGGCAGCGTGCTCGACGCTCTCGCGGCGACCGGTCTCGACGAGGCGATGGTGCGCCGTCGCGAGCGCGGCATGGCGACCTTGGGCGTCTGCGTGGGCATGCAGGCGCTCTTCGACGGCGGCGACGAGGCGCCCGATCGTGTGGGACTTGGTCTCTTGCCCGGCTGGGTCGAGCGCATGAGCCCTGCGCCCCGTCTGCCGGAGATGCAGTGGAACCGGTTGCGAGTGGCGGAGGGGGCCTCGGGGCCACTGGCGGTCCTCGAGGGTGCGTGGGTGTACTTCGTCCACAGTTACGCCGTCGCGACGACGCCTGCGGCGCTTGCCTTCGAGGAGTTCGGTGGCACCTGGGTCGCCGCCGCCGGTCGCGATGCGCTGCTCGGTGTGCAGTTCCACCCCGAGCGCTCGGGGGCGAAGGGTCTGCGCTTCCTCGATGCGCTGTGGCGATGGGTCCAGGAGGAGTGTTAG
- the hisB gene encoding imidazoleglycerol-phosphate dehydratase HisB codes for MSGRVGIIDRETRETLIRVRLELDGGPREDVSTGLPFFDHVLTQIARHGRIGLEVAARGDVEVDAHHLTEDLGIALGQALDGALGERRGIERFGAATIPLDETLVEVVVDLSGRPGAWVALEGERGLLLGSPGVALEHVEEFLWGLARGGRLTLHVRSIRGANTHHQIEAMAKALGRALAQATAVSGGGEIPSTKGSL; via the coding sequence GTGAGTGGGCGTGTGGGGATCATCGATCGCGAGACTCGCGAGACGCTCATCCGGGTACGGCTCGAGCTCGACGGGGGCCCACGCGAGGACGTGTCGACGGGGCTGCCCTTCTTCGACCACGTCCTGACCCAGATCGCGCGCCACGGGAGGATTGGCCTCGAGGTCGCAGCACGCGGCGACGTCGAGGTGGACGCCCACCACCTCACCGAGGACCTCGGCATCGCGCTCGGTCAGGCGCTCGATGGGGCACTCGGTGAGCGACGCGGCATCGAGCGCTTCGGGGCTGCCACCATCCCGCTCGACGAGACGCTCGTCGAGGTCGTCGTCGACCTGTCCGGGAGGCCCGGCGCATGGGTCGCCCTCGAGGGCGAGCGTGGGCTCCTCCTGGGCAGCCCGGGGGTCGCGCTCGAGCACGTCGAGGAGTTCCTGTGGGGTCTGGCTCGAGGCGGCCGCTTGACGCTGCACGTCCGGTCGATTCGGGGCGCGAACACCCACCACCAGATCGAGGCGATGGCCAAGGCGCTCGGCCGGGCACTCGCCCAGGCGACGGCCGTCAGCGGGGGCGGCGAGATTCCCTCCACCAAGGGCTCCTTGTGA
- the hisC gene encoding histidinol-phosphate transaminase: MVRPAPSLEDALGASYHSAQVPARVRLNTNESPYGPPPAVARALEEAVALDLARYPDRRAEALRAALGRLHGVAPTSIFVANGSNEVLETVLAAWGGPGRRLWLAEPTYGMYRQIARVTRTTVVAGARRSDGSIDPSSLEADSELVIVCQPNNPTGMLEPPEVMDRVLACDDRLVLVDEAYADFADLGPATLLGDHVVRIRTLSKAAGLAGLRLGYAVCAPEVADVLWSACLPYHVNAVTQAVAVAALADVDEIARRAALVVRERERVGQALGTLAARVWPSATNFILFDPGRPATEVWEGLVAKGILIRDASRWPGLSNTLRVTIGTADENDAFLAALGEVLA; this comes from the coding sequence ATGGTGAGGCCGGCTCCGTCGCTCGAGGATGCGCTGGGGGCGAGCTACCACTCGGCCCAGGTTCCCGCCAGGGTTCGCCTCAACACCAACGAGTCGCCGTATGGTCCGCCGCCCGCCGTCGCGAGGGCGCTCGAGGAGGCGGTCGCGCTCGATCTGGCGCGCTATCCCGATCGGCGCGCCGAGGCGCTGCGCGCTGCGCTCGGCAGGCTCCACGGTGTCGCGCCGACCTCGATCTTCGTCGCGAACGGGTCGAACGAGGTGCTCGAGACCGTGCTCGCGGCCTGGGGTGGGCCCGGTCGACGCCTGTGGCTCGCGGAGCCGACCTATGGCATGTACCGCCAGATCGCCCGTGTGACGCGCACCACGGTGGTCGCCGGTGCGCGCCGATCCGACGGGTCGATTGATCCGTCGAGTCTGGAGGCCGACTCGGAGCTCGTGATCGTGTGCCAGCCGAACAACCCGACGGGGATGCTCGAGCCGCCCGAGGTGATGGACCGCGTCCTGGCCTGCGACGATCGGCTGGTGCTCGTGGACGAGGCCTACGCCGACTTCGCCGATCTCGGCCCTGCGACCCTGCTTGGGGATCACGTGGTGCGGATCCGTACGCTCTCGAAGGCCGCCGGGCTTGCGGGACTCCGGCTGGGTTATGCCGTCTGTGCGCCCGAGGTCGCCGACGTGCTCTGGTCGGCGTGCCTGCCGTATCACGTGAACGCGGTGACGCAGGCGGTCGCCGTCGCTGCGCTGGCCGATGTGGACGAGATCGCACGACGCGCAGCCCTCGTCGTTCGAGAACGCGAGCGAGTCGGCCAGGCCCTCGGCACGCTCGCTGCGCGCGTGTGGCCGAGTGCGACCAACTTCATCTTGTTCGATCCGGGTCGGCCTGCGACCGAGGTATGGGAGGGACTCGTGGCGAAAGGGATCCTCATCCGCGATGCGTCGCGCTGGCCCGGGCTCTCCAACACGCTTCGGGTCACGATCGGCACCGCGGACGAGAACGATGCGTTCCTCGCTGCACTCGGGGAGGTGCTCGCGTGA